A region from the Triticum urartu cultivar G1812 chromosome 1, Tu2.1, whole genome shotgun sequence genome encodes:
- the LOC125520332 gene encoding uncharacterized protein LOC125520332, which yields MDLATTPARRPMEHGLARRLWHVVLAVCHMLRRGLCRKRLMMDLNLLLGRGKLAGRALRGLLAQPATAHGHGHRISSSSTSTMASFYGHHARAVEFSCTTTPSYPQYYGLFPFKSRGGRSGGGRGTARDDYGGLDAAAVARAFEMMSADVESGRATPAVAGMATATPSPMVAWILGRSPAGVRRLRVTDSPFPVVPEDGNSGSSERVDAEADDFIKRFYEQLRMQHSIAIPDSCVS from the coding sequence ATGGATCTCGCGACGACGCCCGCGCGGCGGCCCATGGAGCATGGGCTGGCGCGGCGGCTGTGGCACGTTGTGCTCGCCGTGTGCCACATGCTGCGCCGCGGACTCTGCCGGAAGCGGCTCATGATGGACCTGAATCTCCTCCTCGGCCGCGGCAAGCTCGCCGGTCGGGCGCTTCGCGGCCTCCTAGCCCAACCCGCCACGGCCCATGGCCATGGCCACCgtatctcctcctcctccacttCCACCATGGCGTCGTTCTACGGGCACCACGCGCGGGCGGTGGAGTTCAGCtgcaccaccacgccgtcgtaccCGCAGTACTACGGGCTCTTCCCCTTTAAGAGCCGCGGCGGGCGCAGCGGAGGCGGTCGGGGCACCGCCCGCGACGACTACGGAGGCCTGGATGCCGCTGCGGTGGCGCGGGCGTTCGAGATGATGAGCGCCGACGTGGAGTCCGGAAGAGCCACGCCGGCGGTGGCAGGGATGGCGACGGCGACGCCATCACCGATGGTGGCATGGATCCTGGGCCGCAGCCCCGCTGGTGTCCGGCGGCTGCGCGTCACCGACTCGCCGTTCCCGGTCGTGCCGGAGGACGGCAACAGCGGCAGCAGCGAGCGCGTGGACGCCGAGGCCGACGACTTCATCAAGAGGTTTTACGAGCAGCTACGGATGCAGCACTCGATCGCCATCCCGGATAGCTGCGTGTCGTAG